One stretch of Corynebacterium callunae DSM 20147 DNA includes these proteins:
- the efeB gene encoding iron uptake transporter deferrochelatase/peroxidase subunit, with protein MSENINENESSKGVSRRGFLAAMGIGAGVGVLAGGGGAVALSQVTEQDSSEFTIAFRGANQAGITTAQQNHLHIVALDVLTEDANELKNMLTTWSKMAERMTQGLPAAEEGAENEYSVPVDSGEAHDLGAQNLTVTIGYGPTLFDARFGLEGKKPVHLNPLPTFPGDQLREELCDGDIVIQACADDPQVAVHAVRNLVRAGSGVVEVSWSQLGYGRASSTGSEQSTPRNLFGFKDGTRNIRSDETKDLQEFVWADEADWMNGGSYLCARRIRMLLELWDRQNLGEQQATFARFRSSGAPLGTSDDPEQEFAAVPFNLIYGREPAVPVDSHVFLSHPENNGGVRILRRAYNFVEGSDTFGHLSAGLFFIAFSANPDETFIPIQMRLARNDRMNEYVRYESKAIFACPRGLKDGEDWGSQLFNS; from the coding sequence ATGTCTGAAAACATCAATGAGAATGAATCCTCCAAGGGCGTAAGCCGCCGCGGCTTTTTGGCTGCCATGGGCATTGGCGCCGGCGTTGGCGTCCTTGCAGGAGGTGGCGGAGCAGTGGCTTTATCCCAGGTCACCGAACAAGATTCCAGCGAGTTCACCATTGCTTTCCGCGGTGCAAATCAAGCTGGAATCACCACGGCGCAACAAAATCACCTGCATATTGTGGCCCTCGATGTGCTCACTGAAGATGCCAATGAGCTAAAAAACATGCTCACCACCTGGTCAAAAATGGCAGAAAGAATGACGCAGGGGCTGCCAGCTGCGGAAGAGGGCGCGGAAAACGAGTACAGCGTCCCCGTCGATTCCGGCGAGGCGCATGACCTCGGTGCGCAAAACCTTACCGTTACCATCGGTTACGGTCCGACGCTTTTCGACGCCCGCTTTGGGTTAGAAGGCAAAAAGCCGGTCCACCTCAACCCTTTGCCCACCTTCCCAGGCGATCAGTTACGCGAAGAACTTTGTGATGGCGATATTGTCATTCAAGCTTGCGCTGATGATCCTCAGGTTGCAGTGCATGCAGTCCGAAACTTGGTACGTGCAGGTAGTGGAGTGGTAGAGGTGAGCTGGTCACAGCTTGGATATGGCCGAGCCAGCTCAACTGGTTCAGAACAATCCACGCCGCGTAACCTCTTTGGCTTTAAAGACGGCACCCGCAATATCCGTTCTGATGAAACTAAAGATCTCCAAGAATTTGTATGGGCCGATGAAGCTGATTGGATGAATGGTGGCTCTTATTTATGTGCCCGCCGTATCCGCATGTTGCTAGAACTATGGGATCGTCAAAACTTAGGCGAACAGCAGGCTACTTTTGCGAGATTCCGTTCTTCTGGTGCACCACTTGGTACCTCAGATGATCCGGAACAAGAATTTGCAGCGGTTCCCTTCAACCTGATTTATGGTCGTGAGCCTGCCGTTCCGGTGGATTCTCATGTGTTCTTGTCACATCCAGAAAATAATGGTGGTGTTCGTATTTTGCGCCGCGCTTATAACTTTGTGGAAGGCTCGGACACTTTTGGGCATCTATCGGCGGGGCTCTTCTTTATTGCCTTTTCGGCTAATCCAGATGAGACCTTCATTCCTATTCAGATGCGACTCGCTCGCAATGACCGCATGAATGAATATGTACGTTATGAATCCAAGGCCATTTTTGCTTGTCCCCGTGGACTGAAAGATGGCGAAGACTGGGGTTCGCAACTTTTTAATAGCTAG